The genomic region AAAATATCAATATCATAGTATATGCTGTCAGACCGGGTGTGATTATTGGCCGATCTGGCGTAGGAGTTGAAGACTTGAAAAATGAATTAAAAAAGGCAATTTTCAATAAAGAAATAACAAAAGTGCCCGGCAAGCTGAACTTAAATGTAAATATTATGGAAGTTGACAGGCCGAATATGAATGCCCAAATTGTTTTAGATAATATGATTGCCGATTTAGAAAAAAGAATTCCTTTCCGCAGAATTTTAAAGCAGGCGATCAGCCGCGTGATGAGAGCGGGCGCTAAAGGCATTAGAGTTATGGTTTCCGGCCGCTTAAATGGCGCGGAAATTGCGAGACGCGAAATGCTGTCTGAGGGCATGTTGCCTTTACACACTTTACGCGCAGATATTGATTATTCCAGAGGAGCGGCACAGACAATTTATGGCAAAATCGGCGTTAAAGTTTGGATTTATAAAGGTGAAGTTTTTGATAAAGAAATTAAATCAATTAAAAAATAAAAGTAAAATATTGAGAATAATATGTTAATGCCGAAAAAAGTAAAACATAGAAAATGGTTTAAGGGGCGTAAAAAAGGTCTGGGCGTGGCCAGCAGGCGTACCGAGCTTTGTTTTGGCGCATATGGCCTAAAAGCCCTAACTCACGCCTGGATAACAGCCCGGCAGATTGAAGCTGCGCGTCGCGCATTGACGCATTATTTGAAAAGAGGCGGCAGAGTCTGGATTAGAATTTTTCCAGATAAGCCAGTAACCAAAAAAGGAGCAGAAGTGCCAATGGGCGGAGGGAAGGGTACACCTGATCATTTTGTGGTTGTAGTTAAACCAGGCACTGTTTTGTTTGAAATGGAAGGCGTAACATTAGATAAGGCAAAAGAGGCTATGCGTTTAGCAAGTTATAAATTGCCGGTCAAAACCAAGTTTTTAACTAGGGAATAATTTTAAAATATTTTATGAAAGCCAAAGAGGAACTAAAGGAACTAAAATTAAAATCTGAGACAGAGCTAAAAAAGCTGTTAGGTTCAAGCCGGGAAAAATTAAGAGATTTACGATTTAAAGTCTCACAGAATCAGTTGAAAAATATCCGAGAAACAAGAATTATAAAAAAGAAAATTGCTAAAATTTTGACTTTATTAAAGCAAAAGTCAATAAAGTAAAAATAAATTTTTATTGCTATTAATATTATGGAAACTAAAAAGACAAAAATAAGAAAAAAGTTTAAAGGCGTGGTGGTCAGTGATAAAATGGCTAAAACCATTGTGGTTAAAGTTATGTCCATGAAGCTGCATCCTAAGTATAAAAAGCAGTATAAGGTTAGTAAAAAATACAAAGTCCATGATGAACAGCGGGCAGCCAAAGTCGGTTCAGAGGTGATTTTTCAGGAATGCAGGCCTTTAAGCAAAGAAAAAAAATGGCGCTTAATTAAAATTGTAAAATAATTTATATATGGTTCAACATCGATCAATGTTAAAATTAGCTGATAATACAGGTGCCAAAAAATTAATGGTTATCAGGGTTTTGGGCGGTTATAAAAAGAGATATGCCCGTCTTGGCGAAATTGTAACAGCAGCTGTCAAAGAAGCAATCCCGCATGCTATGGTAAAAAAGGGTGACGTCGTTCACGCTGTTTTAGTCAGAACCCACAAAGAAACCAGAAGAAAAGATGGTTCGTATATAAGATTTGATGATAATGCCGCTGTGATTATTGATATGAAATCAAAAGAGCCTCAGGGCAGCCGTATTTTAGGGCCAGTGGCCAGAGAATTGCGCGCCGGCGGTTTTAATAAAATAATTTCCCTGGCAGCTGAAGTTTTATAAATTTTAAATTTTACTATAATGAAAAAAAATGATATGCCCCGCAATGCGGGATCCGCCTTCGGCGGAAAAATTAAAGCAGGTGATAGAGTAAAAGTAATGGCAGGTAAAGATAAGGGCAAAAAAGGCAAAGTTTTGCAGGTTTTTAAAACTGCCAATCGGGCTTCGGTTGAAGGTGTGAATTTAGCTATTAAGCATTTACGGCCTAAAAAACAAGGTGAGAAAGGACAAAAAATTGAATTTCCAGCAGCGATGAATATCTCTAATTTAATGCTGCTTTGTCCCAGATGCAACCGTTCAACAAGAATTAAATACAAATT from Patescibacteria group bacterium harbors:
- the rpsC gene encoding 30S ribosomal protein S3, encoding MGQKVNPKAIRLGITRTWDSKWFAKRNFSLFLRQDVVIRKFIKKRLKDAGVAKIEIERSAENINIIVYAVRPGVIIGRSGVGVEDLKNELKKAIFNKEITKVPGKLNLNVNIMEVDRPNMNAQIVLDNMIADLEKRIPFRRILKQAISRVMRAGAKGIRVMVSGRLNGAEIARREMLSEGMLPLHTLRADIDYSRGAAQTIYGKIGVKVWIYKGEVFDKEIKSIKK
- the rplP gene encoding 50S ribosomal protein L16 encodes the protein MLMPKKVKHRKWFKGRKKGLGVASRRTELCFGAYGLKALTHAWITARQIEAARRALTHYLKRGGRVWIRIFPDKPVTKKGAEVPMGGGKGTPDHFVVVVKPGTVLFEMEGVTLDKAKEAMRLASYKLPVKTKFLTRE
- the rpmC gene encoding 50S ribosomal protein L29; the protein is MKAKEELKELKLKSETELKKLLGSSREKLRDLRFKVSQNQLKNIRETRIIKKKIAKILTLLKQKSIK
- the rpsQ gene encoding 30S ribosomal protein S17, with the translated sequence METKKTKIRKKFKGVVVSDKMAKTIVVKVMSMKLHPKYKKQYKVSKKYKVHDEQRAAKVGSEVIFQECRPLSKEKKWRLIKIVK
- the rplN gene encoding 50S ribosomal protein L14, whose amino-acid sequence is MVQHRSMLKLADNTGAKKLMVIRVLGGYKKRYARLGEIVTAAVKEAIPHAMVKKGDVVHAVLVRTHKETRRKDGSYIRFDDNAAVIIDMKSKEPQGSRILGPVARELRAGGFNKIISLAAEVL
- the rplX gene encoding 50S ribosomal protein L24, with product MKKNDMPRNAGSAFGGKIKAGDRVKVMAGKDKGKKGKVLQVFKTANRASVEGVNLAIKHLRPKKQGEKGQKIEFPAAMNISNLMLLCPRCNRSTRIKYKFLGAVAKQKKNKARICGRCKELID